The sequence GGCGAGCTTCATGAAGCCATCCCAGTTCGGCAATTGCACGCTGTCCACCGCGTTGGTGGTGTCAGGGTGCTTGGCGATCTTGTTGTTCAGCCAGGTGCCGCGAAGCGTGATGCCCGTTGCCAGGTCCACGCCGACGCCGATTGCGCCCTGGTGGAGGTTGGCCTTGCCGCCGGATTGCCGTGTTGGCAGCCTTAGCATGGCCATCACCGGGTAGCCCATGAGGACGATGATGCGGATGTCCGGGACGCCCTCATAGCTGATGCTCTTGAAGATCGGATCCGGTGTGACGCGGTATTCGATCAGCGCGCGATCACGGTGGCCGCCGAGTGAGTAGAGACCGGTGAGAATGTTCGATATCTGATGCTCGATCTCGTCGTGCGTCATGATCTTCCCGGATACCGTCCGGTACCGGCCTTCGAAACGGTCGGCGATCACCAGGATGCCGTCACCGCCGGCCCCCTGGGCCGGCTTGACGACGAAGTCGACATGGTCCTTGACGATGTCCTTGAGCTTGTCGATGTCCTTCTCGGTCTCGATGACGCCGTACATCTCCGGCACGTCGATACCGGCCTCGATGGCCCTTTCCTTGGTAATGATCTTGTCGTCGACGATCGGATACAGGTTGCGTTTGTTGTACTTGAGCACGTAATCCGCGTTGCGGCGGTTGATGCCCATGATGCCCTTGGCTTCGAGGGCCTTCCACGTCTTGATCAGACCGAACATGGCTCAATCCTTCAGAAAGGCTTTGAATCGGAACAGCTCGGTCAGGCGATAGCCGCGATAACGACCCATTGCCAGCATGAAGCCCACCATGACCAGCAGCACGGCCGGGAACGTGAACATGAAGTAAGTCAGTTCCGGGACGCTCATCAGCATGTGTGCCAGGGTTGCGGCGACCAGCGTGCCTACGGCGACCTTGAACGCGTGGCTTGCGCCGCGTTCCTCCCAGGTAATCGACAGGCGCTCGATGGTCATGGTGAGAATGACCATCGGGAACAGCGCGACGGACAGCCCGCGTTCCAGGCCCAGTTTGTGGCTGAGCAGGCTGATCACCGCGATCAGTACGACGACAAAGGTCAATACGACGGAAAGCCGCGGCAGCATCTGCAGCTTGAGGTGTTCAAGGTACGATCGAAGCGACAGTCCCAGCGCGGTGATCACGGTAAACAGGATGATACCGAAGCCGAGCTGAGTTTCCCGGAACGCCAGGGCGATCAGGACCGGTGTGAAGGTGCCTAGCGTCTGCAGGCCGCCGAGGTTTCGCAGAATCAGAATAACCAATACACCGACCGGGATCATGATCATGATCTGGTAGGTCTGTTGGGTCTGCAGCGGCAGGCCATACAGCGAGTATTCGAGGAAGTCCGCGTCGGTGTTCTCGTCGGTCAGCTTGGCCAGGCGGATGGCGTTCATTTCACTGCTGTTGAGGGTGAAGGTCACCTGCGGATTCCGGCCGCCTTCCAGGCTCACCAACGGCTCGTCACCGGTCCACCAGACCAGGCGATCCTTCGGCAGTCCCTGCTCGCCGGTTTCCGGGTTGAAATACAGCCACTTGTCACCGTTGAAGCTGCGCAGCCACAGCTCGGGCGTTTGCGCCATGTCAGACGACAGCCGTACGGTATGCACGCGCTCCATGGGCACGTGTGCGATCGACAGCAGCAATTCGATCACGCGGGCCTTGTTCACCGTCGCGGAGTCGCCGCCCAGCAGGAGCTTGACGTTATCGTCGTTGGCGTTGTTGACGCGCTTGATGGCTTCGCTGATGAAGGTCTCGACGTCGGCCGAATGCTGGCGAATCGGCGACAGCAGCGCCTCGGCCGCAATCTTTTCGGCGCCTTCGACCGGGATGCTGTCGCGGAAGATCGGGCCGGTGGCCTTGGTTTGCTCACCGCTGTAGCGTCTGGTCAGCACCAGGCGGTAGTAGAGCGTCTGATTGCCGCTGACTCGCCGCGCCGACCAAGTGACTCGGCGGTTGCCGTCGGCGCGGTTGATGCTCACGCCATAGTTGTTGGAAATGAAACTTTCGTTGAGGCTGACGAACTCCTGGTTGAGCGGCGGCACATACATCTGCAGCTTCACCGGTTCGCGCGGATTGGCCTGGAATTCGACCTTGGCATCGATGTTCCACAGGTCGTCGGTTTCATCTTCGGTAATCGGAATTCCGAGGACGAAAATCTGGTACGCGGTAATCGCGATCCCCAATGTGACGAGTACAAAAATCAGAACTTTCAGGTGCAAGGTCAGGGCGCGCATGGCATTACTCGTCGGCGTCGGATTCGATGATGCAGCCGGGCTTGCCAGCAGCGTACTTAAGGCTTGGATCGACCAGGGCTTCGAAGCGGGTAAGCGCATCGGAACCGATTAAAAGTGGGTATTGGAAAGCGCTTCGGTCCGTGAGGTTCACTTCGATGCTGCGTTTAACCTTGCCCATGCACAGATCGAGCTCGACGACCGGGCGCGGCGTGTACGTTTTTTCTTCTTCCGGATCGAAGTCGCCCGCGCGGCGCTTGATCTTGCTGATGCGCTGCAAGGGAAGCTCGATCGGTCGGCTGTGAGCCTCGTCTATGGCGAGGTAGAAGCGCACCCAGCTCTTGCCGTCGCGTTTGAATCGCTCGATGTCGCGCGCGCTGAGTGAGGCGGTCTGCGCACCGGTGTCGAGCTTGGCCGGCACTTCAAGGCCGAAATCGGGCAGTGCGACATGTTCATTCAGGCCGTAGATGGTTTTTTCATCGGCCTGGACAAGCAGCGGAAAGAGCGAAAGACAAAGCAACAGGAGACGGGTTTTGGCGCTCATAGATCCAGAATTAGTCGAGTCAACAGAGGCATGGGCGCAACGACGACCCACGGGTTGAGAGCATGGCGAGGTGGCCGCCAGGCAAAAGTGCATAGCGCGGCATTCTAGCATGGGCATTTATTGGCGCGGCTAGCCTTGATGCGCCGGTGTCGCTATCGACGGCGTTGATGTTATTTGGCGAGCTTCCGGCAGATTGTCGACAATAGCCGTTCGTAGCATTGACTCGACGGCGATGCAGGCATAATTTGTGCGCATTGCTCAACGAGGTGTCAACAATATGCTCGATGCGTTGGAAGTCGCTCGCCCTGATCAGGTCGACAGCGGAACCCTGTCCGAGCACGTTTTCCGGTTGATCCAGGCCGCCATCGTTAAAGGCGAGATTGCTCCGGGTAGCAAGATTTCGGAACCCGAACTCGCACGCACCTATGGGATCAGTCGCGGGCCGCTGCGCGAGGCGATCCATCGGCTGGAGGGGCAGAAGCTGCTGGTGCGCGTGCCGCACGTAGGCGCACGGGTCGTTTCGCTCAGCCATGCGGAACTCATTGAACTCTATGAAATTCGCGAGTCGCTGGAGGGCATGGCCTGCCGGCTGGCCGCGCAACGCATGAGCGAGAGCGAGATCGATGAGCTGCGTCGCGTGCTGGAGACCCATGAGCGAGACGAGGCCTTCAGGGCTGGCGTGGGCTATTACCAGCAGGAAGGCGACTTCGACTTTCACTATCGGATCATTCAGGGCAGCGGCAATCGCACGCTGACCCAGATGCTCTGCGGCGAGCTGTATCAGCTCGTGAGGATGTATCGCATCCAGTTTTCCGCGACCCCGAACCGTCCCCATCAGGCGTTTGCTGAACATCATCGGATTCTTGACGCCATCGCCGACCGGGACGGGGAATTGGCCGAGTTGTTGATGCGCCGGCATATCGGCGCGTCCAAGCGCAATATCGAGCGCCACTACCAGGCGGCTCAACAACAGACACCACAACCAAGAGGTGAGGCATGACACTTCCTACTCCCGGCCAGCGTTTCCGCGATGCGGTGGCCAGTGAACACCCGCTGCAGGTGGTTGGCGCAATCAATGCCAATCACGCGCTGCTGGCCAAACGGGCCGGTTTCAAGGCGATCTACCTGTCGGGTGGCGGTGTTGCGGCCGGCTCGCTTGGTCTGCCCGATCTGGGCATCAGCGGGCTGGATGACGTGCTGACCGATGTACGCCGGATCACAGATGTCTGCGATCTGCCGTTGCTGGTCGATGTGGATACCGGTTTCGGCTCCTCGGCGTTCAACGTGGCGCGTACCGTCAAGTCGATGATCAAGTTCGGCGCCGCGGCGATTCACATCGAGGACCAGGTGGGCGCCAAGCGTTGCGGCCATCGTCCGAACAAGGAAATCGTCTCGCAGCAGGAAATGGTCGACCGGATCAAGGCGGCGGTCGATGCGCGTACCGACGACAGCTTCGTGATCATGGCGCGTACCGACGCGCTGGCGGTCGAGGGGCTCGAGTCTGCTCTGGAGCGTGCACAGGCCTGCGTCGACGCGGGTGCGGATATGGTCTTCCCGGAAGCGATCACCGAGCTGTCGATGTACAAGCTGTTCGCCGAAAAGGTTGGTGCGCCGATCCTTGCCAACATCACCGAGTTCGGCTCGACACCGCTGTACACCACGGACGAATTGGCCAGTGCCGACGTTTCACTGGTGCTTTATCCGCTGTCCGCGTTCCGTGCGATGAACAAGGCGGCCGAGAACGTCTACACCGCGATTCGCCGCGACGGGACGCAGAAGAATGTCGTCGACACCATGCAGACCCGCATGGAGCTGTACGAGCGCATCAACTATCACGCGTTCGAGCAAAGCCTCGACGCGCTTTTCGCGCAGAAGAAGGGCTGAGGTAAGCGGGCGATCCACGGCGATCGCCAGTCTGATGAATGAGCAGATTTGCAGTATCCAGAATAAATTCAATAAGGAGAAAGCAATGGCTGAAGCAAAAGTATTGAGTGGCGCTGGCTTGCGTGGCCAGGTCGCCGGGCAGACCGCGCTGTGCACGGTCGGCAAGACCGGTGCGGGCTTGACCTACCGGGGTTACGACGTACGCGATCTGGCGGCGCAGGCGGAATTCGAAGAGGTCGCCTATCTGCTGTTCTATGGTGAACTGCCGACGGCGCAGCAGCTTGCCGAATACAAGGCGCGTCTGAAAACCATGCGCGACCTTCCGACGGCGCTGAAAGAAGTGCTGGAGCGGATTCCGGCTGACGCGCATCCCATGGATGTCATGCGTACCGGGGCGTCCGTCCTGGGCACGCTCGAACCGGAACGCTCGTTCGAGCAGCAGCGCGACGTGGCCGAGCGACTGATGGCCGCCTTCCCGGCCATGATGTGCTACTGGTATCGCTTCACCCATGATCAGCAACGGATCGAGTGCAGCAGCGATGAAGACACGCTGGGCGGTCATTTCCTGGCCCTGCTGCACGGCAAGAAGCCGAGCGAGCTGCACGTCAAGGTGATGAACGTCTCGCTGATTCTCTATGCCGAACACGAGTTCAACGCCTCGACCTTCACCTCGCGCGTCTGCGCATCGACCTTGTCGGACATGTACTCCTGCGTTACCGGCGCCATCGGCTCGCTGCGCGGTCCGCTGCATGGCGGCGCCAACGAGGCGGCGATGGACATGATCGAGCAGTGGCAGTCGCCGGACGAGGCGGTGCAGGGCATCCTTGGCATGCTCGAACGCAAGGACAAGATCATGGGCTTCGGTCACGCGATCTATAAAGAGTCCGATCCGCGCAACGAGGTCATCAAGGTCTGGGCGAAAAAGCTGGCCGATGAAGTGGGCGATACCGTGCTGTTCCCGGTGTCGGTCGCCGTCGACGAGACGATGTGGGCACAGAAGAAACTCTTCCCCAACGCCGACTTCTACCATGCTTCGGCTTATCACTTCATGGGCATCCCGACCAAGCTGTTCACGCCGATCTTCGTCTGCTCTCGCGTCACCGGCTGGGCTTCCCACGTCATCGAACAACGGGCCAACAATCGCATCATCCGGCCAAGTGCCGAGTATGTCGGTCCGGAACAACGCAAGGTCGTTCCGATCGCTGAGCGCTGATCGAAAAGGGGAGCGCGCGCTGGCGTTCTCCCCGACCTGCTTCTGCGAACATTTTCACTGGATTGAGTCTTTCGGCATGAATACAGAACATCGCAAACCGCTGCCCGGCACGCAGCTGGACTACTTCGATACCCGCGCCGCGGTCGAAGCCATCCAGCCTGGGTCCTACGACACGCTGCCCTATACGTCGCGCGTACTGGCCGAACAGCTGGTGCGGCGTTGCGACCCGGCCACCCTGACCGACTCGCTGAAGCAGATCATAGAGCGTCGCCGCGACCTGGACTTTCCCTGGTATCCGGCGCGCGTGGTCTGTCACGACATTCTCGGCCAGACCGCTTTGGTGGACCTGGCCGGCCTGCGCGACGCGATCGCCGAGCAGGGCGGTGATCCGGCCAAGGTCAATCCAGTGGTGCCGACCCAATTGATCGTCGACCACTCGCTGGCCGTCGAATATGCCGGCTTCGACCCTGAAGCGTTCGAAAAGAACCGTGCCGTCGAAGAGCGTCGCAACGAGGACCGTTTCCACTTCATCGAGTGGACCAAGACGGCCTTCAAGAACGTCGATGTGATTCCGGCCGGCAACGGGATCATGCACCAGATCAACCTGGAGAAAATGTCTCCCGTCATTCAGGCCCGGGGCGGCATCGCCTTTCCGGACACCTGCGTCGGAACCGACAGCCACACCCCGCACGTCGATGCGCTCGGCGTGATCGCCGTGGGCGTTGGCGGCCTGGAAGCCGAGACGGTCATGCTCGGGCGCGCTTCGATGATGCGCCTGCCCGATATCGTCGGCGTCAGGCTGACCGGCAAACGGCAGCCCGGTATCACGGCGACCGACATCGTCCTGGCGCTGACCGAGTTCCTGCGCAGGGAGCGCGTGGTCGGCGCTTATGTGGAGTTCTTCGGGGACGGCGCGGCGAGCCTGACCATCGGCGACCGCGCGACGATTTCCAACATGTGCCCGGAGTACGGCGCGACCGCTGCGATGTTCTACATCGACCAGCAAACCATCGATTACCTGAAGCTGACCGGTCGTGAACCGGAACAGGTAGCACTGGTGGAAAACTACGCAAAGACCACCGGCCTCTGGGCTGATGCGTTGGTCGACGCCGAATACGAGCGGGTACTGGAATTCGACCTGTCGAGCGTCGAGCGCACCATGGCCGGTCCGTCCAACCCGCATCGCCGCCTGCCGACTTCGGCATTGCATGAGCGCGGAATCGCGGTGGATCTCGACAAGGCGCAAGCCGAAGAACGTGAAGGGCTGATGCCGGACGGCGCGGTGATCATCGCCGCGATTACCAGTTGCACCAACACGTCGAACCCGCGCAACGTGGTCGCCGCCGGCCTGCTGGCGAAAAAGGCCAACGCGCTGGGTTTGATGCGCAAACCCTGGGTCAAGACGTCATTCGCACCGGGCTCCAAGGTGGCCAAGTTGTACCTGGAGGATGCTGGCCTGCTGACGGAGCTGGAAGCGCTCGGTTTCGGCATCGTTGCCTATGCCTGCACCACCTGCAACGGCATGTCGGGCGCGCTGGACCCTGCGATCCAGCAGGAAATCATCGAGCGCGACCTGTACGCCACGGCGGTGCTGTCCGGCAACCGAAACTTCGATGGTCGTATCCATCCGTACGCCAAGCAGGCGTTCCTGGCATCGCCGCCGCTGGTGGTCGCCTATGCGATTGCCGGAACCGTGCGTTTCGATATCGAGAAAGACGTGCTGGGCCATGATCAGGCCGGCAATCCGGTGACGCTCAAGGACCTCTGGCCGAGCGACGAAGAGATCGACCGCATCGTCGCGGCGTCGGTCAAGCCGGAGCAGTTCAAGCAGATCTACATCCCGATGTTCGATCTGGGCACAGTGGTCGAGGCCGAAAGTCCGCTGTATGACTGGCGCCCGATGTCGACCTACATTCGTCGTCCGCCGTACTGGGAAGGCGCGCTTGCAGGAGAGCGGTCGCTCAAGGGCATGCGCCCGCTGGCGGTACTGCCGGACAACATCACCACCGATCACCTGTCGCCGTCGAACGCGATCCTGCTGGACAGTGCTGCCGGTGAATACCTGGCCAAAATGGGCCTGCCGGAAGAGGACTTCAACTCTTACGCCACGCATCGCGGCGACCACCTGACGGCTCAACGCGCGACCTTCGCCAACCCGCAATTGATCAACGAGATGGCGGTGGTCGACGGGCAGGTGAAGAAGGGCTCGCTGACCCGCGTCGAGCCGGATGGCACGGTGATGCGCATGTGGGAAGCTATCGAAACCTACATGAATCGCAAGCAGCCGCTGATCATCATCGCGGGCGCCGACTACGGCCAGGGTTCGTCTCGCGACTGGGCGGCCAAGGGCGTTCGGCTGGCGGGCGTGGAAGCCATCGTCGCCGAGGGCTTCGAGCGTATCCATCGCACCAATCTGGTCGGCATGGGCGTGCTGCCGCTGGAGTTCAAGCCCGGCACGACACGCCTGACGCTGGGCATCGACGGTAGCGAAACCTATGACGTGCTCGGCGAGCGCACGCCGCGGGCGACGCTGACGCTGGTGATCACGCGCAAGAACGGCGAGCGCATCGAGGTGCCGGTCACCTGCCGCCTCGATACCGCGGAGGAAGTCTCGATCTACGACGCCGGTGGGGTGCTGCAACGCTTCGCCAAGGACTTCCTCAACCAGTCCTGAAGGGGCGTCAGGCATCGCTGCCCAAGACGCAGCGATGCCTTCCTATGACTCAATCCGTGCCATGGCCAGTGGGTCATGGCTTTTTATGAGGGCAGGTTTCCATGGCTCATGCAGCGCAACTGAAAATTCCGGCCACCTACATGCGCGGTGGCACCAGCAAGGGCGTGTTTTTCCGACTGGAAGATTTGCCCGTTGAGGCGCAGGTTCCCGGCATGGCGCGGGACAAACTGTTCCTGCGCGTCATTGGCAGCCCCGACCCTTACGGCAAGCACACCGACGGTATGGGCGGCGCGACATCCAGCACCAGCAAATGCGTCATTCTGTCGAAGAGTGAGCGCCCGGAACACGACGTCGAATACCTCTATGGCCAGGTCTCGATCGACAGCGCCTTCGTCGACTGGAGTGGCAACTGCGGCAACCTATCTACGGCGGCCGGCGCCTTTGCGCTGCATGCGGGGCTGGTCGATCCGGCGCGGGTTCCGCAGGACGGCGTCTGCAGTGTGCGCATCTGGCAGGCCAATATCGGCAAGACCATCATTGCGCACGTGCCGGTGAGCAATGGAGACGTGCAGGAAACCGGCGATTTCGAACTGGACGGCGTGACCTTTCCATCCGCCGAAATCGTCCTGGAATTCATCGATCCGGCAGACGAAGGAGACGGTGAGGGCGGTGGCTCGATGTTCCCGACGGGGAATCTGGTCGACTCGCTCGAGGTGCCCGGCGTCGGCGTGTTGAAGGCAACCATGATCAACGCCGGCATCCCGACGATCTTCATCAACGCCGAGGAGGTCGGGCTCACCGGTAGCGAACTGCAGGATGCGATCAACGGCAATCCGGAGACGCTGGCCATGTTCGAACTCATTCGCGCACACGGTGCGCTGCGCATGGGGCTGATCAAGACGCTTGAGGAAGCCGGCAAGCGTCAGCACACGCCCAAGGTGGCATTCGTTGCCAAGCCGCGGGATTACGTCTCGTCCAGCGGCAAGGCGATTGGCGCCTCGGACGTTGACCTGCTGGTGCGTGCGCTCTCGATGGGCAAGCTTCACCACGCGATGATGGGCACCGCGGCGGTCGCCATCGGCACTGCCGCCTCGATTCCCGGCACCTTGGTCAATCTGGCGGCTGGTGGCGGAGATCGTTCTGAGGTGGTCTTCGGGCACCCCTCCGGTACGTTGCGAGTGGGCGCCGAGGCACGTCAGGTCGCCGGCGAATGGACGGTGCTCAAGGCCAGTATGAGCCGCAGCGCACGAATACTGATGGAAGGCTGGGTGCGTGTTCCGCGCGATGGGTTCTGAGGGCACGCGCCGCGTCAGCCTGCTCCCGCCTGCTTCCGCCTGCGTCTGATCGCAACGCCCGTTCATGGCGATTACGCAATCAAACGCCATGAAGCAAAAAGTCCGCACTAAGCGGACTTTTTGTTGTCTAGCAAAGCGGCACTTATTTGAGACGGCGCTCGACGCCTTTCTCGACCAGAATCTTGGCGGATATCTCTTCCACCGAGAAATGGGTGGAGTTGATGTAGTTGATGTTCTCGCGGCGGAACAGGTTTTCCACCTCGCGAACCTCGAACTCGCACTGGGCGTAACTGGCATAGCGGCTGTTGGGTTTGCGCTCGTTACGGATGGCCGTCAGCCGGTCCGGGTCGATGGTCAGGCCGAACAGCTTGTCCCGGTGGGTTTTCAAGGCGGTGGGCAGTTGCAGGCGCTCCATGTCGTCTTCGGTCAGCGGATAATTGGCTGCCCGGATGCCGTACTGCATCGCCATGTACAGGCAGGTGGGCGTTTTGCCGCACCTTGAGACACCGACCAGGATGAGGTCCGCCTTGTCGTAGTAGTGCGTGCGGGCGCCGTCATCGTTGTCGAGAGCGAAGTTGACCGCGTCGATTCGCTCCATGTAGTTGGCGTTATGGCCGATCGAATGGGATTTGCCGACCGAATAGGAGGAACGTGACATCAGTTCATGTTCCAGCGGAGCAAGGAAGGACGAAAAGATGTCGATCATGAAGCCATTG is a genomic window of Stutzerimonas stutzeri containing:
- a CDS encoding alpha-L-glutamate ligase-like protein, with the protein product MFGLIKTWKALEAKGIMGINRRNADYVLKYNKRNLYPIVDDKIITKERAIEAGIDVPEMYGVIETEKDIDKLKDIVKDHVDFVVKPAQGAGGDGILVIADRFEGRYRTVSGKIMTHDEIEHQISNILTGLYSLGGHRDRALIEYRVTPDPIFKSISYEGVPDIRIIVLMGYPVMAMLRLPTRQSGGKANLHQGAIGVGVDLATGITLRGTWLNNKIAKHPDTTNAVDSVQLPNWDGFMKLAAGCYELCGLGYIGVDMVLDQDKGPLILELNARPGLNIQIANDCGLTHRTHAVENRLEELKKKGIQETPEERVRFAQDLFGHIPPHA
- a CDS encoding inactive transglutaminase family protein; its protein translation is MRALTLHLKVLIFVLVTLGIAITAYQIFVLGIPITEDETDDLWNIDAKVEFQANPREPVKLQMYVPPLNQEFVSLNESFISNNYGVSINRADGNRRVTWSARRVSGNQTLYYRLVLTRRYSGEQTKATGPIFRDSIPVEGAEKIAAEALLSPIRQHSADVETFISEAIKRVNNANDDNVKLLLGGDSATVNKARVIELLLSIAHVPMERVHTVRLSSDMAQTPELWLRSFNGDKWLYFNPETGEQGLPKDRLVWWTGDEPLVSLEGGRNPQVTFTLNSSEMNAIRLAKLTDENTDADFLEYSLYGLPLQTQQTYQIMIMIPVGVLVILILRNLGGLQTLGTFTPVLIALAFRETQLGFGIILFTVITALGLSLRSYLEHLKLQMLPRLSVVLTFVVVLIAVISLLSHKLGLERGLSVALFPMVILTMTIERLSITWEERGASHAFKVAVGTLVAATLAHMLMSVPELTYFMFTFPAVLLVMVGFMLAMGRYRGYRLTELFRFKAFLKD
- a CDS encoding ATP-dependent zinc protease, which gives rise to MSAKTRLLLLCLSLFPLLVQADEKTIYGLNEHVALPDFGLEVPAKLDTGAQTASLSARDIERFKRDGKSWVRFYLAIDEAHSRPIELPLQRISKIKRRAGDFDPEEEKTYTPRPVVELDLCMGKVKRSIEVNLTDRSAFQYPLLIGSDALTRFEALVDPSLKYAAGKPGCIIESDADE
- a CDS encoding GntR family transcriptional regulator, which encodes MLDALEVARPDQVDSGTLSEHVFRLIQAAIVKGEIAPGSKISEPELARTYGISRGPLREAIHRLEGQKLLVRVPHVGARVVSLSHAELIELYEIRESLEGMACRLAAQRMSESEIDELRRVLETHERDEAFRAGVGYYQQEGDFDFHYRIIQGSGNRTLTQMLCGELYQLVRMYRIQFSATPNRPHQAFAEHHRILDAIADRDGELAELLMRRHIGASKRNIERHYQAAQQQTPQPRGEA
- the prpB gene encoding methylisocitrate lyase, which produces MTLPTPGQRFRDAVASEHPLQVVGAINANHALLAKRAGFKAIYLSGGGVAAGSLGLPDLGISGLDDVLTDVRRITDVCDLPLLVDVDTGFGSSAFNVARTVKSMIKFGAAAIHIEDQVGAKRCGHRPNKEIVSQQEMVDRIKAAVDARTDDSFVIMARTDALAVEGLESALERAQACVDAGADMVFPEAITELSMYKLFAEKVGAPILANITEFGSTPLYTTDELASADVSLVLYPLSAFRAMNKAAENVYTAIRRDGTQKNVVDTMQTRMELYERINYHAFEQSLDALFAQKKG
- the prpC gene encoding bifunctional 2-methylcitrate synthase/citrate synthase: MAEAKVLSGAGLRGQVAGQTALCTVGKTGAGLTYRGYDVRDLAAQAEFEEVAYLLFYGELPTAQQLAEYKARLKTMRDLPTALKEVLERIPADAHPMDVMRTGASVLGTLEPERSFEQQRDVAERLMAAFPAMMCYWYRFTHDQQRIECSSDEDTLGGHFLALLHGKKPSELHVKVMNVSLILYAEHEFNASTFTSRVCASTLSDMYSCVTGAIGSLRGPLHGGANEAAMDMIEQWQSPDEAVQGILGMLERKDKIMGFGHAIYKESDPRNEVIKVWAKKLADEVGDTVLFPVSVAVDETMWAQKKLFPNADFYHASAYHFMGIPTKLFTPIFVCSRVTGWASHVIEQRANNRIIRPSAEYVGPEQRKVVPIAER
- the acnD gene encoding Fe/S-dependent 2-methylisocitrate dehydratase AcnD, translated to MNTEHRKPLPGTQLDYFDTRAAVEAIQPGSYDTLPYTSRVLAEQLVRRCDPATLTDSLKQIIERRRDLDFPWYPARVVCHDILGQTALVDLAGLRDAIAEQGGDPAKVNPVVPTQLIVDHSLAVEYAGFDPEAFEKNRAVEERRNEDRFHFIEWTKTAFKNVDVIPAGNGIMHQINLEKMSPVIQARGGIAFPDTCVGTDSHTPHVDALGVIAVGVGGLEAETVMLGRASMMRLPDIVGVRLTGKRQPGITATDIVLALTEFLRRERVVGAYVEFFGDGAASLTIGDRATISNMCPEYGATAAMFYIDQQTIDYLKLTGREPEQVALVENYAKTTGLWADALVDAEYERVLEFDLSSVERTMAGPSNPHRRLPTSALHERGIAVDLDKAQAEEREGLMPDGAVIIAAITSCTNTSNPRNVVAAGLLAKKANALGLMRKPWVKTSFAPGSKVAKLYLEDAGLLTELEALGFGIVAYACTTCNGMSGALDPAIQQEIIERDLYATAVLSGNRNFDGRIHPYAKQAFLASPPLVVAYAIAGTVRFDIEKDVLGHDQAGNPVTLKDLWPSDEEIDRIVAASVKPEQFKQIYIPMFDLGTVVEAESPLYDWRPMSTYIRRPPYWEGALAGERSLKGMRPLAVLPDNITTDHLSPSNAILLDSAAGEYLAKMGLPEEDFNSYATHRGDHLTAQRATFANPQLINEMAVVDGQVKKGSLTRVEPDGTVMRMWEAIETYMNRKQPLIIIAGADYGQGSSRDWAAKGVRLAGVEAIVAEGFERIHRTNLVGMGVLPLEFKPGTTRLTLGIDGSETYDVLGERTPRATLTLVITRKNGERIEVPVTCRLDTAEEVSIYDAGGVLQRFAKDFLNQS
- the prpF gene encoding 2-methylaconitate cis-trans isomerase PrpF is translated as MAHAAQLKIPATYMRGGTSKGVFFRLEDLPVEAQVPGMARDKLFLRVIGSPDPYGKHTDGMGGATSSTSKCVILSKSERPEHDVEYLYGQVSIDSAFVDWSGNCGNLSTAAGAFALHAGLVDPARVPQDGVCSVRIWQANIGKTIIAHVPVSNGDVQETGDFELDGVTFPSAEIVLEFIDPADEGDGEGGGSMFPTGNLVDSLEVPGVGVLKATMINAGIPTIFINAEEVGLTGSELQDAINGNPETLAMFELIRAHGALRMGLIKTLEEAGKRQHTPKVAFVAKPRDYVSSSGKAIGASDVDLLVRALSMGKLHHAMMGTAAVAIGTAASIPGTLVNLAAGGGDRSEVVFGHPSGTLRVGAEARQVAGEWTVLKASMSRSARILMEGWVRVPRDGF
- the ppsR gene encoding posphoenolpyruvate synthetase regulatory kinase/phosphorylase PpsR translates to MKRTAFFISDGTGITAETLGQSLLAQFETISFTKLTRPYIDTAEKARAMVQQINKAAESDGARPIIFDTLVNQEIRDILAESNGFMIDIFSSFLAPLEHELMSRSSYSVGKSHSIGHNANYMERIDAVNFALDNDDGARTHYYDKADLILVGVSRCGKTPTCLYMAMQYGIRAANYPLTEDDMERLQLPTALKTHRDKLFGLTIDPDRLTAIRNERKPNSRYASYAQCEFEVREVENLFRRENINYINSTHFSVEEISAKILVEKGVERRLK